The sequence TGGTTACCTGCTTCCCGGCGAAACGCCGGTCATTACCTTTGAAACCACTAACGGCAAACGGGCCATGGTCGCCAGGGAGGCTAAGGATGGTTACCTGGTATACCGCTTTGGTTCCAAAAGCAAAGTAGAATTTGAATTCCCTACTAAAGACCGCAGCAGCTGGAAAAAGTTTAGCTATTCATTCTATCTGCGCGGCGGTGGCACCAAGAACGAAGGTATGGACCTCAATTATCTCTATTTTGATAATAAGGGTTTCCGCTACGTAGTTTACCAAAACTTTTACGCGCATGGCAATGAACGCAAAGCAGGCATTAAGGTTATCAACCTGGGACAAAAGAATAACACCACAGATATCAAAGCTGTCTATAGCACAGTAAAAGGTTCTCTTGCAGCATTCTTCAGGGATAATAACCTCGTAGTGGCAGGGGAGGAGGTGTTTGACTAAGTATGTTTTAAACTTCTTCTAAAGCAAAGCGGGGATGTCTGAGACATCCCCGCTTTAGTATCTGCAAGCCGTATTACTGTTTGGTAAACCTCTGTACTAATTTTATTCCCTGTTCGTTGGTTATTTCTACAAGGTAAATTCCTGCTGTTAGTGCTTGCACATCTATTTCGGCTACATTGGTGTTTTCTGTATAGTTATCGTACACCTTTGCGCCTACAGCATTCAGTACACTAATATGGCGTATGCCCGGAGCATTTACGGTCACCATGTGTGATGCAGGGTTGGGGTACAATGCCAGTTTGGTTTCCTGTGTGCTAACTTGTTTTACGTTTACATGCGTCAGGTCGAGCTTCCAGAGCGGCGGACCGTATTGTGCATTGGTGTAAAAGTTGCTGAATATCAGGTTGTTGCCCAGTTGTATTAATGGAGAAGCCATCATTTCACCGTCAAGCCATCCGGGGCCGGTTAGCAATGCATTGCTACCGGGCACCACGTGTTTGATCGTTCCGCTTAGGGTACCATCGGTACTCCAAATATCAACACTCTTTGTGCTACCACTAGTACGGTTAGCCGCTTTAAAATACAGCCGACCGTTTGCTACGGTCAGTTGTGTTGGGCTAGAGTGTTCGCTGGTGCCATCCAGGTTCTTAAAGAGTTTTGTGTTTCCCTGGGTGGTGCCATCGCTCACCCATAGTTCCTGCCCTTCGGCAGCGCTATATGCGGAGAAATAGAGTTTATTGTTGAACGCTGTCAGGTAGGCAGGTTTAGGGAAGTAGCCATAATAAGAGCCCGGCAATTGCATATTGACAATAACATGGGTGCCTTGTGGCGTGCCATCTGTTACATAGATGCCTTCTACATCGGTGAGTGTGTTCTTTGCGTAGAAATACAGCAGGTTGTTCATCACGGCATAGTCTGACATGTTGAACAAGTTATCCATTAGTTTGATAGTGCCGACAGCAGTACCATCGCTTATCCAAAGAGCAGTGTCTTTAGCAGCGTTTGTAGCAGTAGCATTGAACACCATTTTGCCGTTATACACAATGAAGTTCGTAGGATTGCTTCCTTCACCGGGAGTAGGATTAAGGTCGGTAAGCAGTTGCGTACCTGCGTTCGTACCGTCTGAGGTCCACATTTCGAAGCCGTGGGTGCCGTCGTTGGCAACAAAGAACAAGGTGTTGCCAACCGCCCTCTTGCCTATCAGTTCCTGGTGAGGATAGCCAATGGAAAATTCGCCTGGTATCGGGTTGATGTTTTTCACCAGTTTGGTACCCTGGCGCGTTCCGTCGCTGCTATATAATTCAAAGCCTGTGGTCAGTACATTTTCTGTCGCAAAGAAATAAAGCTTGCCGCCCATCTCCGTCAGTGCTTGCCCGTCGTAAGCATTGGCCACGGCATCACTGTATAGTTGTAACGTATCGCCGGTTGGATTTACCTCGCCCGTTCCTGCGAAGTTCACTCCGTTGGTATAGGCGAGCATTGGATGCCA comes from Polluticoccus soli and encodes:
- a CDS encoding ELWxxDGT repeat protein, with amino-acid sequence MKTYLTIVLILATAMGKAQTPQMVADLYNSPDPDYGQSIRQGVIYNNKLVTCNGPITGNVVVTTDGTTAGTHGVVRVLAADNLYNPVLFNGLVYYIWETNTSTPGWHPMLAYTNGVNFAGTGEVNPTGDTLQLYSDAVANAYDGQALTEMGGKLYFFATENVLTTGFELYSSDGTRQGTKLVKNINPIPGEFSIGYPHQELIGKRAVGNTLFFVANDGTHGFEMWTSDGTNAGTQLLTDLNPTPGEGSNPTNFIVYNGKMVFNATATNAAKDTALWISDGTAVGTIKLMDNLFNMSDYAVMNNLLYFYAKNTLTDVEGIYVTDGTPQGTHVIVNMQLPGSYYGYFPKPAYLTAFNNKLYFSAYSAAEGQELWVSDGTTQGNTKLFKNLDGTSEHSSPTQLTVANGRLYFKAANRTSGSTKSVDIWSTDGTLSGTIKHVVPGSNALLTGPGWLDGEMMASPLIQLGNNLIFSNFYTNAQYGPPLWKLDLTHVNVKQVSTQETKLALYPNPASHMVTVNAPGIRHISVLNAVGAKVYDNYTENTNVAEIDVQALTAGIYLVEITNEQGIKLVQRFTKQ